In Candidatus Cohnella colombiensis, one DNA window encodes the following:
- a CDS encoding site-specific DNA-methyltransferase, with product MNTKYDHLSKEELVSLLLSRDSSRKIGLVWERDELDHEKSLNNDFVTLDFEQNYSLGEAPYDNLLIEGDNFDALRYLNIAYKGRVKCIYIDPPYNTGNKDFIYNDRFVDKEDAWRHSKWLEYLYRRLELAKDLLSVDGVIFVSIGEEEYSHLSLLMEQVFPGKKVCTFVWRRRSGANDEKNWFVSEDHEYILCYANPGFTFAGINKDWSKATDDGDDRGPWVDGPLNQGKDIKQRPESYYQIFNPVTDTWYPCDPDSVWRFATIERAKAGKKIRTKYMEELVEEDRISWPANEQTVTYNSLEELNEALENGSAPHNLRVYERYEVLKEEIVNGTADARILENIPPFEFWIGKKIGMGKPRLKRYVSEIKKTDKPLSTWVLPSSIKKVDLEEIDLEEVVAFTVGYTSEGTSLLSKMVGNKDFQYPKPLSLIKSLVRQSTDSSSNDIVLDFFAGSGTTGHAVMEVNAEDDGNRRYILVSSTEATIADPEKNVCRDITAKRLRAAIEGYSWRTAKGIQKVEGLGGSFAYFKTQRIPHNNLYLDINHDQIWYALQQMYADSITPFLHKSPIQIFEKESLLIIYIPQLDSESYLAAMTKFEKRKVPTIVYTWQSGLLKQKIHSEHIFLQNLPDVLIERFGGSQ from the coding sequence TTGAATACAAAATATGATCATTTATCTAAGGAAGAGCTTGTTTCATTGTTATTAAGTCGTGATTCTTCAAGAAAGATTGGACTTGTATGGGAGCGAGATGAACTAGATCATGAAAAGAGTCTGAATAATGATTTTGTAACGCTCGACTTCGAGCAGAACTATAGTCTAGGAGAAGCTCCTTATGATAACTTGCTAATCGAAGGGGATAATTTTGATGCATTACGTTATTTAAATATAGCTTATAAAGGTCGTGTGAAATGTATCTATATAGATCCACCATATAACACAGGGAACAAAGACTTCATCTACAACGATCGGTTCGTCGATAAGGAAGATGCTTGGAGGCATTCCAAATGGCTTGAATATCTCTATCGCCGTCTTGAACTTGCCAAGGACCTTTTATCTGTTGACGGTGTCATTTTTGTTTCAATTGGTGAAGAAGAGTACTCACATCTATCACTACTAATGGAACAAGTATTTCCTGGGAAGAAAGTATGTACCTTTGTTTGGAGAAGAAGAAGTGGTGCGAATGATGAAAAGAATTGGTTTGTAAGCGAAGACCATGAATATATATTATGCTACGCTAACCCAGGATTCACTTTCGCAGGGATTAATAAAGATTGGTCAAAGGCCACTGATGATGGAGATGACCGAGGCCCATGGGTGGACGGACCACTAAATCAAGGGAAAGATATTAAACAAAGACCAGAATCCTACTATCAAATATTTAATCCTGTAACTGATACATGGTATCCGTGTGATCCAGACAGTGTATGGCGATTTGCAACCATAGAAAGAGCAAAAGCTGGTAAAAAAATACGGACAAAGTATATGGAGGAACTTGTTGAGGAAGATCGTATATCATGGCCTGCTAATGAACAGACTGTCACTTACAATTCTCTGGAAGAATTAAATGAGGCGTTGGAAAATGGTTCGGCGCCACATAATTTAAGAGTGTACGAACGATACGAAGTGCTTAAAGAAGAAATTGTGAATGGTACTGCAGATGCGAGGATATTAGAGAATATTCCTCCTTTCGAGTTTTGGATTGGCAAAAAGATTGGTATGGGAAAACCCAGATTGAAACGATATGTTTCTGAGATTAAAAAGACGGACAAACCGTTGTCTACTTGGGTCCTTCCGTCATCAATAAAGAAGGTTGATTTAGAAGAAATAGACTTAGAAGAAGTAGTTGCTTTTACAGTGGGCTATACAAGCGAGGGAACTAGTTTACTATCGAAAATGGTAGGGAACAAGGATTTCCAATACCCTAAACCTCTCTCTTTAATAAAGTCGCTAGTTCGTCAGAGCACAGACTCCAGTTCAAATGATATTGTACTGGACTTTTTTGCTGGAAGTGGGACGACTGGCCATGCAGTAATGGAGGTTAACGCAGAAGATGATGGTAATAGAAGGTATATTCTTGTGTCCAGTACAGAAGCTACTATAGCTGACCCAGAAAAAAATGTTTGCCGTGATATTACCGCGAAAAGATTACGCGCTGCCATCGAGGGGTATAGTTGGCGTACCGCTAAAGGTATTCAGAAGGTCGAAGGTCTTGGTGGATCGTTTGCATATTTTAAAACCCAAAGGATACCGCATAACAATTTATACCTTGATATAAATCATGACCAGATTTGGTACGCGCTTCAACAAATGTACGCAGACTCCATTACTCCGTTTCTTCATAAAAGTCCAATTCAAATATTTGAGAAAGAATCGTTATTAATTATTTACATTCCTCAACTGGATAGTGAATCATACCTTGCTGCGATGACGAAATTTGAAAAGCGGAAGGTACCAACCATTGTCTATACTTGGCAATCAGGTTTACTTAAACAAAAGATACACAGTGAGCATATTTTTTTACAAAATTTACCTGATGTTTTAATTGAGCGCTTCGGAGGTAGTCAGTAG
- a CDS encoding restriction endonuclease: MTRTYYAEGRQVAYILRGLFIIGGLAIYFNIPGLHWGFFFGILIGSVIIADIFGAVWTKKRRTKKRSTSRKSGQTQSKRASKGRRPDEVILTSRLEDLSGAEFERLLALYFRDQGYVVNEVGIGGNDGGVDLVIINKRGEKTAVQAKCYADHNTVGVKTIRELVAAKRNHDCILTLLITSSDLTSQARKEADQFKVDYWHGALVEQKLSMWGKWQPGKKQKSSNNKSLMRVVNSEARAEVVATTSVICLCGSSMAKRKDKQGTEFLGCKRYPDCRHTRSIEG, from the coding sequence ATGACTAGAACATACTACGCAGAAGGAAGACAAGTTGCATACATACTTCGTGGGCTATTTATTATCGGCGGACTTGCTATTTATTTCAATATACCTGGCTTGCATTGGGGCTTCTTCTTTGGAATATTAATCGGCTCGGTAATCATAGCTGATATCTTTGGAGCAGTTTGGACAAAGAAAAGACGTACTAAGAAGAGATCAACATCAAGAAAATCAGGTCAGACACAATCTAAGCGTGCTTCGAAAGGACGCCGACCAGATGAGGTTATATTGACAAGCAGATTAGAGGATTTGTCTGGTGCGGAATTTGAGCGCCTACTAGCGCTTTACTTCCGAGATCAAGGATATGTCGTAAATGAAGTCGGTATTGGAGGTAATGATGGCGGTGTAGATCTTGTCATTATTAATAAGCGGGGCGAAAAAACTGCTGTTCAAGCGAAGTGCTATGCTGACCATAATACTGTAGGAGTAAAGACAATACGTGAGCTAGTAGCGGCAAAAAGAAACCATGATTGTATTCTTACACTGCTAATAACTTCTTCGGATTTAACTTCGCAAGCTAGGAAAGAAGCTGATCAGTTCAAGGTTGATTACTGGCATGGAGCTCTTGTTGAGCAGAAACTTAGTATGTGGGGCAAGTGGCAGCCAGGAAAGAAGCAGAAGTCATCGAATAACAAGTCTCTAATGAGGGTAGTGAATTCAGAAGCTCGTGCCGAGGTGGTCGCAACAACATCTGTCATATGTTTATGCGGGTCTTCAATGGCCAAAAGAAAAGATAAGCAAGGAACTGAGTTTCTGGGGTGCAAAAGGTATCCCGATTGCCGACATACCCGATCTATAGAGGGTTAA
- a CDS encoding helix-turn-helix domain-containing protein → MMEENKLIEKASYIKEAYYSVLNLLLNHKGTDGICRISQSEIAFRLGMSQTTVAKRFKNLRKFGAIEKVGYQNAYVVHHTDLLEHSPLGLTLKLAHLLDVRPELISDYNAQAEILGASYNDIQIARGYLTYMTT, encoded by the coding sequence ATGATGGAAGAGAATAAGTTAATCGAAAAAGCTAGTTATATAAAAGAAGCATATTATTCAGTTCTTAATTTGTTGCTCAACCATAAGGGGACGGACGGAATATGTAGAATTTCTCAGTCAGAGATAGCGTTTAGGTTAGGTATGTCCCAAACTACGGTTGCTAAAAGGTTTAAAAACTTAAGGAAGTTTGGGGCAATAGAGAAGGTAGGTTATCAAAATGCATATGTTGTTCATCATACTGATTTGCTAGAACATAGTCCACTTGGTTTAACACTAAAATTAGCCCATCTATTGGATGTAAGACCTGAACTGATTAGTGATTACAACGCACAAGCAGAGATACTTGGTGCGTCATATAACGACATTCAGATTGCAAGAGGGTACCTTACGTATATGACGACGTGA
- a CDS encoding DEAD/DEAH box helicase family protein — translation MTELTLPALERVLFKENGKKNIIKQILVPAKKTQLNVSSSDINMVILEDSEQKYCVTIKSSSIPMTYDYVILSKQIPTETNVLDGSLKLERWLRHPRILETYEANEVIESWNDQFDYKVEDVNRNVVGLRRPQLGALHMIMGHFQLPLDIATVVMPTGTGKTETMLSALIANKCKKLLITVPSDALREQISEKFLTLGLLKRFGIVSESALFPIVGVVKEHFKTVEDLRNFFEKCNVVVSTMPLLSDSSKEQLEEMSELISHVFIDEAHHVKAQSWERFRLGFTKEKIVFFTATPFRNDGKRLDGKIIFNFPLLKAQEDGYFKEIEFISVRDYDSSRADLTIAQAAVQRLEEDHKKGLPHILMARCATKERASSIFNIYKEFTMHNPVLIHSTIRNKNEIYQSIINKQHRIIVCVDMLGEGFDLPELKIAAFHDIRKSLPITLQFTGRFTRTKYDEKLGKASFIANIADLNVTEELEELYAKDADWNKILSDISHLKIDSEIKYRELMDGFTKLNNSKIPFQNIRPKLSTVVYKSHGKTWNPYNFYKGIQAYNQIEYKFFDVNRNENIAIFVSAKSLYPEWINHKDIYNLNWDIIVMYWDEKNNLLFINSSDNGSLYKDLAKAVVGKEAQLINHMNVFRALHGINRIRLQNVGLKLFLGRDIRFRMSVGSDVGEALTLAEKQNGQKAFVVGAGYEGGNKVNIGCSYKGRIWTKKEGDLLEFKEWCFNVGEKLVNDELDPNTILRETLIPEKVIIRPPLFPIWIELDSEILQYNEIKYAFIINGTEYNLSTCEISLFEPTLDGDLFFSLNTEDGNVIFELHLFEDILNNTDIKFPNYKTLQVSDEKVEVVYGSQRRSAVDFFDEYLPTIWFADGSSLTGNDYIKLKKRIGLYPTEKIIDFDWSMTDLSKESQGVTPKIADSIQYQMINYLKNEDYEIIYDDDYSGEIADVITMRVQDDVIYVELYHLKFAKGGLVSSRIDNFYEVCGQAQKSGVWKNKDSKEFLTHLLRREPKKKNGVQSSRLEKGTIDDLERILRFAKKKMPMQFKMFIVQPSLSKANPSEDILQLLGVTENFLKETSGIELGVISSK, via the coding sequence ATCTTGGAACGATCAATTTGATTATAAAGTAGAAGACGTAAATAGAAACGTTGTTGGATTAAGAAGGCCGCAATTAGGTGCTCTGCATATGATTATGGGGCATTTTCAACTTCCGTTGGATATTGCTACGGTTGTTATGCCTACTGGAACTGGAAAGACGGAAACGATGCTTTCAGCTTTGATTGCGAATAAGTGTAAGAAATTGCTGATTACTGTTCCAAGCGATGCATTACGTGAGCAAATATCAGAGAAGTTTCTAACTCTAGGGCTTTTGAAAAGATTCGGAATAGTTAGTGAATCTGCTTTATTTCCAATTGTAGGGGTTGTTAAAGAACATTTTAAAACGGTTGAAGACTTACGTAATTTTTTTGAAAAATGCAATGTAGTTGTATCTACGATGCCTTTACTATCTGACAGTTCTAAAGAACAACTGGAAGAAATGTCCGAACTCATCTCACATGTATTTATTGATGAGGCACACCATGTGAAAGCACAATCATGGGAAAGATTCCGCTTAGGTTTTACTAAAGAAAAAATAGTGTTTTTCACGGCTACTCCATTTAGAAATGATGGGAAAAGACTCGATGGAAAGATTATCTTTAATTTCCCACTGTTAAAAGCTCAAGAAGATGGATATTTTAAAGAGATTGAATTTATTTCCGTAAGAGACTATGACTCATCGAGAGCTGACTTAACCATCGCTCAAGCAGCTGTTCAAAGATTAGAGGAAGATCATAAAAAAGGACTTCCTCACATTTTAATGGCTAGGTGTGCTACTAAAGAGAGGGCAAGTTCAATCTTTAATATATACAAAGAGTTTACGATGCACAATCCCGTTCTTATTCATTCAACTATTAGGAATAAAAATGAAATATATCAGTCCATCATAAATAAACAGCATAGAATTATTGTATGTGTTGATATGTTGGGAGAAGGCTTTGACTTACCTGAACTAAAAATTGCTGCTTTTCATGATATTAGGAAAAGCCTTCCCATTACCCTACAGTTTACTGGCCGATTCACAAGAACTAAATATGATGAAAAACTAGGCAAAGCTTCTTTTATTGCAAATATTGCTGACTTAAATGTTACGGAAGAACTTGAAGAATTATATGCTAAAGATGCTGACTGGAATAAAATTCTGTCGGATATAAGTCATTTGAAAATAGATAGTGAAATTAAATATAGGGAACTAATGGATGGCTTTACTAAGCTGAACAATTCAAAGATTCCTTTTCAAAATATACGTCCTAAGCTCAGTACGGTAGTTTATAAGAGCCACGGGAAAACTTGGAACCCATACAATTTTTATAAAGGAATACAGGCATATAATCAAATAGAGTATAAGTTTTTTGATGTTAACAGGAATGAAAATATTGCTATCTTTGTATCTGCCAAAAGCTTATATCCTGAATGGATTAATCATAAGGACATCTATAACTTAAATTGGGATATTATCGTAATGTATTGGGACGAAAAGAATAATCTCTTGTTTATCAATAGCTCCGATAACGGCAGTCTGTATAAAGACTTGGCAAAAGCAGTAGTAGGGAAAGAAGCACAACTTATCAACCATATGAATGTATTTAGAGCATTACATGGAATCAATCGGATTAGACTTCAAAATGTTGGTCTCAAACTTTTTTTAGGTAGAGATATCAGATTTAGAATGAGTGTAGGAAGTGATGTAGGCGAGGCGCTTACCCTAGCTGAGAAGCAAAATGGTCAAAAAGCGTTCGTTGTAGGGGCAGGGTATGAAGGTGGAAATAAAGTTAATATTGGGTGTTCATATAAGGGGAGAATATGGACGAAGAAAGAAGGAGACTTGTTAGAGTTTAAAGAATGGTGCTTTAACGTAGGAGAAAAATTGGTAAATGATGAACTCGATCCCAATACTATTTTGAGAGAAACATTGATTCCTGAAAAAGTAATTATTAGACCTCCTTTATTTCCGATCTGGATCGAATTGGATTCGGAAATCTTGCAATACAATGAGATTAAATATGCCTTTATAATCAATGGTACTGAATATAATTTATCAACATGCGAGATTAGTTTGTTTGAACCTACGTTAGATGGAGATTTATTTTTTTCTTTAAATACAGAGGATGGCAACGTGATTTTTGAACTTCATCTGTTTGAAGATATTCTGAATAATACCGACATCAAATTCCCTAACTATAAGACATTACAAGTTAGCGATGAAAAAGTAGAAGTTGTTTACGGATCACAGAGAAGAAGTGCAGTTGATTTTTTTGACGAATACCTTCCAACGATTTGGTTTGCCGATGGGTCATCACTTACTGGAAATGACTACATCAAATTGAAGAAAAGAATAGGACTATACCCTACTGAAAAAATTATTGATTTTGATTGGTCAATGACCGATTTAAGCAAAGAGTCACAGGGAGTAACTCCGAAAATAGCGGATTCTATTCAGTACCAAATGATAAATTACTTAAAAAATGAAGATTATGAAATTATATATGATGATGATTATAGTGGGGAAATTGCAGATGTAATTACAATGAGAGTTCAGGATGATGTAATTTACGTTGAACTTTATCATTTGAAATTTGCAAAGGGAGGATTGGTTAGTAGTCGCATAGATAATTTTTATGAAGTATGCGGGCAGGCACAGAAATCAGGCGTGTGGAAGAATAAAGATTCTAAGGAATTTCTGACGCATTTATTAAGAAGAGAACCTAAAAAGAAAAATGGAGTTCAAAGTTCAAGACTTGAAAAAGGGACTATTGACGATTTAGAAAGAATATTAAGATTTGCGAAGAAAAAAATGCCAATGCAATTTAAGATGTTTATAGTTCAACCAAGTTTGTCCAAAGCTAATCCGTCTGAAGATATCTTGCAATTGCTAGGGGTTACTGAGAATTTTCTTAAGGAAACCTCTGGGATTGAGTTGGGAGTAATTTCAAGCAAATGA